The DNA sequence TGCTCCAGGTAAGGGATCCAATTCTTATTTTTAGGACCTAATGTTATACATTTTTCTATTCGTTTTTGTACCAGaacagctaggctattctgtaaggATATGGAAAAGAACTCAATCGCAATacttggttgtgagaataatttcGACCAATAACGTGAGAATGTGATCGAGCTCTCTTCGGAAAGTTCGAAGTTCGTTAAAGAAATTGACAGTTATAGAATAAGTTTGCAGCTCTAAAACTTACTTTAACTAATACAAAGTTCCAATAAGTTTTCAAAAGCCTTCATGATCCATAAAATTTGCGCCCAcataatattaatctttatatcCTTTTTTCACAGGAACTTCCGAAGCGACCAACCCAATAGCCATGTCAACAGTATTCCAAAACACGGTATTCACGAACGTAGGAGAAACCAATGACGGTGGTGTTTGGTGGGAAGGCATGGGCGCTGCCCCTGAGAAACTGACCGACTGGAAGGGACAACCATGGGACCCTAGCAAGAAGACTCCCGCTGCACACCCCAACTCTAGGTAGGCTGAATGGAATAATTCCTacgattaaacaaaaaaaaaatgttgtctatGGTTTTTAGTGTTGCCAGATTACAAAAATTGCATATATCTGAATGTTACCAGAATAAAAAATCTAaccgtattttttattgttacagaTTCTGCACCCCAGCTGAACAATGCCCGATTATTGATGATCAATGGGAAAGTGCTGAGGGAGTGCCAATATCCGCCATCTTGCTTGGAGGACGTCGTCCTGCTGGCGTGCCTTTAGTTGTAGAGTCTCGAGACTGGCAACACGGTGTGTTTATGGGAGCTACCATGAGATCTGAAGCCACTGCTGCAGCTGAACATGCGGTAAGCATATTTTACAatacattgtaaataaaaacaactagtATAAACGGGTTTATTTCTACTATTGCCCTTAGGAAGGAAGAAATCATTGTAAGCGAACATAGTGACATGCGATGGAAGAAATCTGACCACTAGTGGACGGAAACGAGCTTATAATGATAAAGAATGATTGATATAATTCTCTTATTCTCTCCAAACAAATCGATCTAAACCAATTCTTCTTTGTTACAGGGCAAAGTAGTAATGCACGATCCGTTCGCCATGCGTCCATTCTTCGGCTACAACTTCGGCGAGTACCTGAAGCACTGGCTGTCCATGCCGCAGGCTGGTCGCCAGATGCCCAAGATCTTCCACGTCAACTGGTTCCGCAAGAGTGATGAGGTAtgtatctcttttgtttacattattgcAAGAAAATTAGGTCGAAATGAGTCCATGTTTTCAAACTATAGTCTTAAGTAAATACTGATAGTAAAAACTTGATGATATTGTCTAGAgacagttaattttattacgttttctttgaaaactCATATTATACGATGTCGTAAAAATCGTTCTATGAAAATAACATCAGTTTAGTATAAAGTATTTCAATTCTACGCTAGGTATCAACTATCCAAACTTCGATCCCAACCTAACatttgactaattttatttcctttctCCAGGGCAAATTCCTCTGGCCTGGTTTCGGTGAGAACTCCCGCGTACTCGACTGGATCCTCCGCCGCTGTGACAACGAGCCATGCTACACTGAATCCCCACTTGGAAACATCCCTGCTGAGGGCGATCTCAACACACAGAACCTCGGCGCCATCGACATGAAGAGCCTGTTCAGTATACCCAAGGACTTCTGGCTCCAAGAAGCGGACGCCATCGAAAAGTATTTCAAGGAAGAAGTTGGACAGGACTTGCCCCAAGAAATGTGGGACGAACTAAACAAACTGAGGAACAACGTGCAGCAATCTTAACTTATGCCAAAGATTTATAGCTTTAAGAATTCTTAGTTAAGTATTTCGGAATGTAAAGATACTACTTATATGTTTTCTCTCGGATAGTCTTTGCAAACATTcctgttatatgtattttctctTTAATCGAACGCTGGTCGtacaattgttttaataaatattggaaTCGAAAGTAACGAACAATGCTGGCTGAAGAACGTAGTAATGACGAATAAGAAGGCtgtgttatttaagtaaataatgatatgaataagtaataattatgtataatatgaacGATAATGAATTTACTCATCAAAATAATGTatagaatattttgtatgtaagttaatttttaaaataaaacgtattattCAGTGAGTAAGTTTgaattttattcgtttattgCCCACAACATGATTACTTGGCCTATTTACACACATTTacacttacattttatttcatatgtTTAGCTGAGAACACTCTGACTCCATCTTGTGTGGACGCCCGCGCATACTTCGTTAGCAAAGCGTTCACGTTCAGTTTTTCTGTTGCGTAGCATCTGGAAAACACAGTAACACATTTGAGATTTTTAATGCATACATTCAAGTGATTATGATAcactatttactttaaataacttCTAATATAATTTGCTACATTACATAGTGATTAAATACTACAGTCACTCATAAGGAACCGGTTACAGGGTGTAAGGGACTGTGCTTGAACCTGCAATTTTGGGACATCAAAAGATGGATGTGAAAAGTATTCTCGATTTGTTTCACAACACAAAAATTCTCGAGGTACAAACCAAATTAATGAAGAGCTTAGCTAGGGTCGGCCTGGGATGGGGCCACAAATGAATAACTTGTAGACGAACTCAATAAGCTTGActtaaatgaattaatataaGAAAGTGTCCTTGAAAGTGATCTTGGTGCACGGTGACGGAAGTGAATTGTTCttgttaaaaacattattaaaagaaatacttaCTCAATATACGGCGATATCTGATCGACAGTCCACTTTGGTTTGGTTTGGAATAATATCTTGAATCGCTGGTTAATTTCTTCCGGTAAGTCGGTCTCGGCGAATCCCCAAACTACTTGTGGTGTGCTGGATTTATCTACTAGCGCTATTCCAGACAGGAGAGATTCCTGGAATGGGgaaacaataatgttttataacccAGTTTGGCATGATTGGCGTAGTATCTGGACGACAGACTtagtaaaggtaagcgtccacaggtccgcatcgtacgcatcagacgcatcgcacgcaacggattttagtttatcttttatacaaactcatacaactgcgtccactaatccgcatcgtacggaccgctcaatgcctacatgcgatgcgtaccgaagACGGATGGTATCCGCAATCCGATTGCGACTCGCGTCGACAATCCAAACGCtaccgatacagtggacgcagtccaaaaaaattaatccgttgatgcgatccgtccgatgcgtgcaatgcgtacgatgcgggtctgtggacgcttacctttatacgAGTCAGGAATTCGACAACATGGAATTATTTTCGaatgatctacaaattgttgttgttaaCAAGAAATAAAGCTTCAATACTTACATCAGTCACCATTCCATCAGGGACAGAATCCTTCCAAGCTTGCAAGAACTCTTCCAGATTGAACTTCCCAGCACTCTTCAGTAGCACTCTGGCCAAGAACTTGCACACTTTATCTTGCTTATACTGATAGAACTGAACACCATCCTCTTCAACCGACGGATCAGTATAAAACCTAAACATAGCCTCCAAAATTGGCAGAGGAACCAATTCTTTTAAACTGTCTATAGTAATTTCTCTAGATATTTTGTCCAAAGGCCAGGAGTTTTCATCTATAAGATCAAGCATGTAGGACAAGACACGAAATTCGTATTCAAACTCTAACAATCTATAATGACCATCTAATAAAACAGCTTGTATTTTTTCTAACTCCTCATTTAGCTCGGCTTTCGAAGCCTGGATTTTGTCACAGAGAGCTTCGTAACTTAACAACTTGGTCTTATCAACTGCGTATTCTAGTTCCAATCCTTGGTATTTCGTTGGTTCTAGAATTTTTCGTAGCTTCGTTAGCCTCGGCTTGCAAGGCTTCAATTCGTAGTATGTGAAGAAAGTGTTTAATATGTCTTTGTGGACTATCTGCCTTGGGGGCCTAGAACCTTCGTCCGATTCTGTGGACTTGTTCAAACTTGCGTTTGATTTTTCAAATGAGGATTCTGATTCTATAGAGTCGTTTTGTATGGTCTCGTCCAGGCCTGTTGATGCTGCGAACAATAGTTCTGGGACTAGAAGAAGGCTGTTTGATGTTTCTGCTTCTTTTACGTCGTACGTTTTGGTGTTGGTGCATAGTACTACGTTTTCGTCTGGGTCTCCTGTAATgttagttatgttatgttagtgATGCATGTAACAAGGCGCCTTGTATTGTCCAAATTAATTTGCTTTTGTTGCTATTTAACTGACACGGTATCgaaatctttattattattgagaaaTAATTATTCTGGATTACTCACACTGTGTAAGTggaccagtttcaagccatgctaaaggctcatctatcgtgtgtcgcagaatactgctcatgaacatAAGCCTCTagtatagcttgaaactaatcgagttccttgtcaaatattacgtgagtaaaccaaaaaccataataatttatttagtatacctaactaaatttataatataaacattattaagaATTTAGAAAATCTTCATAATACTCtaattcgggaatcgaacccgagtctcCTTCCTCGACAGTTAACATTCAATTAACGAAACATTAAAAGATATCCACTGCAAAACCAAACTTAGGAACCTGAGATCTTACCTTTAAACATCAGGTCGTTTCCAGCTTCTATTTCTTTCAGAAGATTATCATCTAGTAACATGAGTTTCAGCCTGTCATTATGTTCGCTCGGGTTGGGAAACCTCAGTACTTGTGTGATTTCTGTCAGCTCTGATTCGTGAAGCTTAGCCGTTTTTATTATCTTCCTCGCTTCCTCTGGAGTTCTCAATTCTCTGGAAAATGCAATTATTTGTTGTTAATGGTTTTGTCCCATATAAGTAGAGGAAAGACAACAATTCTCTGCTATATTCATATCTAGTCatcaaaaaatatgatttcattCTTAGTTGTTTTGTGTTTCATGCGATATTCATATTAGAATTCGGTTGTCGTCACTAAATTACTGCAGTCATATTGAATAGCGCGCTAAATTAACTCTCGAACCTTTGATGAACATacattgaaatacataatattaaaaataaattatttttttactttgattaaaataataaaaaatattatttaatttataccaCAGAGAATTAGTATCATCAGAATTTGTCTATGACCACATAATTTTCAACAATGACAACATTGATTAATTTTTTAGTCTGTACTTTTTTATACATCcttttttgacattgacatttcaataaagtTCGATTTCTTCAAAAATTCGCTGCGTGATATCCGAATCACGTTTAggtttagtttagttaaaatagtgtaaaaaaaatatcgaaatgtCTTTATTCGGCGAtatattatcaataaataagAATGAGGAGAAAACACAGCAGGCGGGGTCGAGTTTGTCTCCCTATTTGAACTTCGATCCCCATATCATACCGAAAATGCAGCCGGAATTCTTGTATCCTGATGACAGTCACATGGCATCTACTGCCCGAAGGTCTAACGTAGCACTACCTATCATTGGAATGTCTTTCATGACGGGCTCAGGTAATCAAATGATGAAATTCgaacataacctcaaaattattagtaatttttaCATAACACTGCGTCAGACAGAGTTCTGTGTATTCTATGTATTTGATATGAATTAAAATGTATAGCTTCAGATAATAATATCACAGTACTGAGGAAATATGCTCCAGAAAGTGTTATTTGACTTGATGTTTACTTACACAGTGGGCATCAAGCCAAATAGCAACAAATGATGCATAAATTAACTAGCAGACAAGGCTCTTAAGACAGATAAAGATGTGTTATTACTGTAATGTTCTAGTTATATTAGAACTCAAGTAATTGAACTTAACATTCAGATAAAACaaactgtattaaaaaaaacataattttgaggCTCATTTAGAACcgtaatagaaaataaaatagttccTTTTTACTTATGAATGAATGacattttatcaaatatttctaCATTCCATCTAGCAACTATGACAGAAATATGTGTCTTGATGATATATGCTATAAgagctgaaataaaaaaataattgttcctGGCTTATACACGCTACACACCGTacaatttaactgtgcagtttaaAGTGTACAGTCAGACTGTATAGTAAAATTGTAGGTGTATGCAGCTTACACACCTAAGAATTTAGATTTTACTGTACAATTTTATCTATTCTTGATTTGATTCAGTTAAAACTATACTACTGTTGACTCTGACACACCTTATAATTTAACAGAGTGCTGTTTCAACTGTTTCACAGTTCAGTTAAATTGTAAGGCATATGGTACAATTGTGTGTAACCAGAGTGTGTACTCACTATAAGATAAATGTCCTGACAAACTATAGTTACTGACAAACTGATAATATTCAATAGAATGAATATGAACTAGCAAACTATAGCCATCAAAACAATAGCTCAATttcctcataaaaaaaataataattgtactgAACAGTATTTTCCAACTTGATTCCAGGTTTAGGTGGAATGGCAGGTTTATACAGAGGTCTGAGGGCAACAACACTGGCAGGACAAACGGGCAAAGTGCGACGAACGCAAGTCATCAACTACATCATGAAACAAGGTCGGTTTGAgtataaatattagtaaaattataagacgGAAAAAGTCATCATTACAAGATAATGCTAAGCATAACTTTAATCTAAGCAACAGGTAAAAATGATAAGTGGCCATTATGCTCCATGTTTTCTATAAAAGCCatgaaattgaaaaagaaatgttgGCCACGATTTCACTGAAATTGTTTATTCAAATTCACCCGGTGAAGTTTACCAATTTACTTAGTGAAGTGAACCATTATCAATTATGATTCTGATGACAGAGTATTCGTAAATATACCTAAGTCATTATACTAGGTCTAAAACTTCATCCTCCTATTTTACCCAAATGTTTTGGTATTActaacaagaaaaatattctaacaaCAAATCTAAATCAatgcatatttatatttacgaaACTATAAAATGTTGCAGGCACAAACACAGGCTGCACTCTCGGCATCATCGCGTCTTTCTACTCGTGTATCGCGCTCGGCGTCACATGGATCCGTGACAAGGAGGACACGGCGAATACCTTCATCGCGGCCGCCACCACCGGCGTCCTATACAAGAGCACCGCTGGCCTGCGCTCCATGGGCCTCGGCGCCGCCGTCGGCCTCACCCTCGCAGGAGTCTACACACTCATCACCGACAACGACAACATATGGAGTAAAGCCCGATACAACCGATTGTGATTCAACCCGCctagttttgtaaatatttaatagactgttatttttagttttgttatggTCAACGCCAAAGGATCTGCCGGGACGCAGGGACTTATTTGTACCATGTTCCACGTACCTGTTTAGATTTATGTATAGTGCTTTTTGGTATCCATAAACTGTGCAGACAAGTTGTGTAGCTCTTGCCATAGATGCaatgtacttaataaatattcttcCTATTTTTAAATGGTATATTTATTGAGTAATGTAGTTAGagattatagaaatatttagcCTTTAGACTGCCAATCATGGGGCTTCCTACGCCAAAACTAAAGTGGgtataaattattttggaaGTCAATAGGTAATAAAATTGCTCAAGTGTCCTGATGTTAATGGTCTATGCAAAGATTGGAGTGTTTCCCTATCCATCTTTCGCGCCTCCAGAACAAAGAATActtgtgatgtacagtattcaGTCGCTCTtgaagctataaataaattatttatcttgcATATTTACTCACACCAACCTTGAACACAATTATCACTATTTGTGTGCAGTTTATGGATAGCTCACCCTGTATTGCGTACATATTCCCGCCTTGTCGTATCAGGACCGCACATATATGCATAAGCGTTAATAAATGagttatatttgaaaaataacatgtttatttcattttacatgGTGCAGTTTGTACAATGTTTGTATTTACATGTGGCGAATACGATGGGATATGTTATATACTAGTGGAGTCGGCGATAAGtaacaatacatacaaacatacataatgtttgGGCGGATATTATACAATACCCCACCCTTAGTCCAGTCGAGCCAATGGAAGTCATAAAAGAGTAGAAAATCTAACAttgttatcataaaaaaagaacagagTAACAGACAATTTGTGACATCAAATAAGGTCTTCAGTTACTAATGAAAAATGACAAATTGTTACATAATACACCTTTTATCTGACCCACTATGATAAAATTCATTTCAGGATATGATATAATTGACCATGGAAAATGAAATTTCTTTCTGCGATAACAATTATTTTCTCGTTCAAAACCTCTAGACACTGGATACCGCCATCAGACTCGAGTATACCGACCAAACAAGCCACACCCGCATAAAATGCTCTTACAAGTTATCGTTTTATCAAAGACAAGTGGGTCAGATAGTCCAGTAGAATCCAGTTAAGATCGCCTCCACGAGTAACTGACGTCGCGTTAGCTCGACCTGACCTTGACATAATAATCCCTAGGGGTGTGTCCATATTGGCGAACGCGGAAACCCGCCACGAGTTGCATAAAGTAAATTGGACGCGGTTATGCAAGTGTTCTAACCgacaaattacttaaataaattaattatgcgAGTATGCTAAGTTTTTGACACTTACAATTAGAATTCTGCTGGTTTTATTACAGAAGACCATTTTTAAGACCCAACATTGCATAGGTAACTACATCCAATTaacttttacaaaattatatccATATTTTTCGCCAATATGTCCACAACATCCCATAAACATACATCTTCAAAACGATTGAGCAAACAGGCCCTTCTTACAGTACAATCTAATATAAAaactacttacaaaaataaaagttacaatgCCATCATTACAATCCGATAGAAAGAATACAATTTGGCACcgaattatttacaaatattcgcGTAAAATTAAATTGCAGTTGAATTGTATTAGCGTGGCTAACTAGCGTTGAAAATTACGTAAAACACGGACATAGCTCTCTGGGTTTTACacattcgtttaaaaataattgcctTCAAACCTTGACTTTCGGAGCAAACGAAAGTTATCGGTTTATTGACGTTTGGTATTATTTTGGGAAAGCGCGCGTCGCTATAGGAGTTGCGTGGGGGATATTATTGTGATGTTCCAATTAGAAAATAGGCCAGGAAGTACTCAAAGGAAACTGCAGTCGTCCCCGAGTAGGGACCGGAAATGACCTGCCAAGCTGCCAATTTGCTGTCCAATGTGGACGCGTTTAACGTTAAATTTTGTCTTATTCTAATTTACAGCAGGAGATTTAAAATTGGAGTTTTGACAACGAATTGAAGACAATCGAGAGATGTCGAAGCAGATATCTAACCGATTCTAATCGATGCTTGAATTTATTTACGTTGAATTGAATTTTAACAACGTATCGTTATTACTTTATCTCGATTTTCTCCAATCGTATCAAAAACACCCAACAATCGATTTAACCCTATAATTTACTTAAGTTTAGTAACAGGCGCCATTTTAATATCATACTTTATTACAGTAACCAGGgttgtgataaaaatatcttagaaaAAACCTTTAAGCGATAACAATGTACATCATTTATCATTAGTTATACAGTATACTCTTCCCTTATCTACGTTTAACagcaacattaatttatttaccggTTTTAGTAGAAATAAAGTACAAATGGATGGATTTTCTGCGAAGATGATTTACATAAGGATAGATAGATAGCGTGATAACGATTGTCAGCGTTTGAGGAGTTACGTAACTGTACGATCATTGATTAAAGTCGCCATATTACTATAGGTCTGAACAAAGACatctattgaaattaatcaatCCTATAATAAAACATAGAACGATTCATCAACAGTTGTGACGTAGATATTACTACGCATTTGGGCGTTATTAATGAAAAAGGTAGAGAGTAGATTGTACGAAATTGGTACTTTTGAGTCGAATGTGATCgatttgttttagaaaatatgTTTACATTAGATAACCTCATATCTTGAGGAAGGTTAAGGCTAAATTGTGGATTATCTAACTTCACTACCGCTAGATAGGAACATAGTAGGTTATAGAACAAGCGGAAAAACCCGCGAAACAAAactacataggtaggtacaggtACGTACGTATGTAGTTTTCCATCAGGCGAAAAACGTAACTAGTTACAAATCAATTTGATGTTATCACACAACTATTTGATCCGTTTCCGTTGGCGGTCTCGCCAAAGtttgaataatataatctattttaAGTCAAGATTTACACTCTCCCGTTTACCGTATTAAACCTCTAATCTGTTTTCACGAAGATAGGGAGTGTTATAACGATAATTCGGATAAGAGCTATCGGCTAGGGCAAATAATGAACGATTAGGCTGATACACATTTGACGAAAGCCACTGACAATCGTAAAACACCTTTACGACACATAAACAAGAGATACAGAGATTCTAAACATACTTTACAAGTAAAATAGTATAGGAAAATATACTTCGATGTGCCCAACACATACTTATTTAGACTTAGCACAAAGGAGGACGATTATCTACCCACTTATAATATGTCTAGTTCAATTGGACTGTTTGCCGTAAGCTTTGAATTTTACACCGCGAATGTACAGATTAAATACTACTGagttatttgaattatttataccCCAAAAAGCCTTTAATGAGCTTTTATTTGCAGGTGTAATTGACACGAGACTGCTGCTAATGAAAGATTAgcgaataaaaaagaaacgaaacATATTAGGATCATTTTCAACAGCTAGAATTCCGTAAAATCAATTCACCCGTTGGATGTCGGTACGCAGATCTACGCAAGACATTGGGTTTTCTATTGTCTCTCATATattataccgacagacaagaggttaattaGATAATCACTTCGAAGATATTACTTTCCGAAATCCGAACATAGATACCAATACAACTACACATCTAATTATCCTTCCTTTATCTATCTGAAATCTTTTTCGTCCACTTTTATTTACTATTCACATAAGCACACACAGATAACAGCTAACCCTTACTATCCCAAAGCTGGGCAAAGATCTTTCATTCCTACCATCAAGCACGACCCTACAGTATTAAcgaaggtttatttttaaatgagtaTGCACTACTGACTCATATTTACTGAGTCAGAACGATATTTTTACACAAGTACCATTTAACTGACGACCAAAGAAACAGTAAAACGAAATAATTACATATGGCGCAATGGCGCGAAACTGATTCGaatttcaaacaataaaaacatgtgG is a window from the Spodoptera frugiperda isolate SF20-4 chromosome 10, AGI-APGP_CSIRO_Sfru_2.0, whole genome shotgun sequence genome containing:
- the LOC118277528 gene encoding sister chromatid cohesion protein DCC1, giving the protein MDTMDCGELRTPEEARKIIKTAKLHESELTEITQVLRFPNPSEHNDRLKLMLLDDNLLKEIEAGNDLMFKGDPDENVVLCTNTKTYDVKEAETSNSLLLVPELLFAASTGLDETIQNDSIESESSFEKSNASLNKSTESDEGSRPPRQIVHKDILNTFFTYYELKPCKPRLTKLRKILEPTKYQGLELEYAVDKTKLLSYEALCDKIQASKAELNEELEKIQAVLLDGHYRLLEFEYEFRVLSYMLDLIDENSWPLDKISREITIDSLKELVPLPILEAMFRFYTDPSVEEDGVQFYQYKQDKVCKFLARVLLKSAGKFNLEEFLQAWKDSVPDGMVTDESLLSGIALVDKSSTPQVVWGFAETDLPEEINQRFKILFQTKPKWTVDQISPYIECYATEKLNVNALLTKYARASTQDGVRVFSAKHMK
- the LOC118277530 gene encoding mitochondrial import inner membrane translocase subunit Tim23 → MSLFGDILSINKNEEKTQQAGSSLSPYLNFDPHIIPKMQPEFLYPDDSHMASTARRSNVALPIIGMSFMTGSGLGGMAGLYRGLRATTLAGQTGKVRRTQVINYIMKQGTNTGCTLGIIASFYSCIALGVTWIRDKEDTANTFIAAATTGVLYKSTAGLRSMGLGAAVGLTLAGVYTLITDNDNIWSKARYNRL